A section of the Drosophila sechellia strain sech25 chromosome 3L, ASM438219v1, whole genome shotgun sequence genome encodes:
- the LOC6610634 gene encoding iduronate 2-sulfatase: protein MITARLLLSLMMPVLLEAAAPPRRPNVVMVMFDDLRPVIGAYGDPLASTPYLDNFARGSHIFTRVYSQQSLCAPSRNSLLTGRRPDTLHLYDFYSYWRTFTGNFTTLPQYFKEHGYYTYSCGKVFHPGLSSNNTDDYPLSWSASAFRPRTEQFMNSPVCPDKEGILRKNLICPVELQTQPYKTLPDIESVAEALRFVGSRSRHSQEPFFLAMGFHKPHINFRFPLQFLSRFHLSQFYNYTEDSLKPPDMPAVAWNPYTDVRARDDFKHSNISFPYGPISPLQAAQIRQGYYASVSYVDDLFGKLIGGLDLDETVVVVLGDHGWSLGEHAEWAKYSNFEVALRVPLIIRTPQFPLAQAKYYHGITELLDVFPTLVDLAGLPKLPKCQSSQELTCGEGKSLYYQLMGLGRADEHVALSQYPRPGMLPTKHPNSDKPKLRNIKIMGYSLRTDIYRYTMWVRFHAQNFSRDWHDVYGEELYDHRLDSGEEFNLVPLPQFDDVRQRLRRRLMEMVGS, encoded by the exons ATGATCACTGCTCGTCTCCTGCTCTCGCTGATGATGCCAGTGCTGCTGGAAGCAGCTGCTCCGCCACGACGGCCGAATGTGGTGATGGTGATGTTCGATGATCTGCGTCCAGTTATTGGCGCTTATGGTGATCCGCTGGCCAGCACGCCGTATCTGGATAACTTTGCCAGGGGAAGTCACATCTTTACAAGAGTTTACAGCCAG CAATCCCTGTGTGCACCCAGCCGGAATTCGCTGCTCACGGGTCGAAGACCGGATACTCTGCATCTGTACGATTTCTATAGTTACTGGCGCACTTTCACCGGGAATTTCACCACCCTGCCGCAGTACTTCAAGGAGCACGGATATTACACCTATAGCTGTGGAAAGGTCTTCCATCCTGGCCTCTCGTCCAACAACACGGATGACTATCCCCTAAGTTGGTCGGCTTCAGCATTTCGACCCCGAACCGAGCAGTTTATGAACTCGCCAGTATGTCCCGATAAGGAAGGCATTCTGCGGAAGAATCTTATCTGTCCAGTGGAGCTGCAAACTCAGCCGTACAAAACGCTGCCGGACATTGAGTCCGTGGCGGAGGCACTGCGCTTTGTGGGCTCACGGAGCAGGCACAGCCAGGAACCATTTTTCCTGGCCATGGGTTTCCACAAGCCGCACATTAATTTCCGGTTCCCACTGCAATTCCTATCGAGATTCCACCTTTCCCAGTTTTACAACTACACGGAGGACAGCCTGAAGCCGCCGGACATGCCGGCAGTGGCCTGGAATCCCTACACGGATGTGCGGGCCAGGGATGACTTCAAGCACTCCAACATATCCTTTCCCTACGGACCGATATCCCCACTCCAGGCTGCTCAGATACGACAGGGCTACTACGCCTCGGTGTCCTATGTGGATGATCTTTTTGGCAAGTTGATTGGGGGATTGGATCTGGATGAgacggtggtggtggtgctggggGATCATGGCTGGTCCCTGGGTGAGCACGCCGAGTGGGCCAAGTACAGCAACTTCGAGGTGGCTCTCAGGGTTCCACTGATCATAAGAACGCCGCAGTTCCCGCTCGCCCAGGCAAAGTACTATCACGGGATCACAGAACTCCTGGATGTTTTCCCCACATTGGTGGATCTGGCAGGATTACCCAAATTGCCCAAGTGCCAGAGCTCCCAGGAGTTGACCTGTGGCGAGGGAAAAAGTCTTTACTATCAACTAATGGGATTGGGAAGGG CGGATGAGCATGTGGCCCTCAGTCAGTACCCAAGACCCGGAATGCTGCCCACAAAGCACCCAAACAGCGACAAGCCGAAGCTGAGGAACATCAAAATCATGGGCTATAGTCTCAGAACCGATATATATAGGTATACCATGTGGGTGAGGTTCCACGCTCAAAACTTTAGCAGAG ATTGGCACGATGTGTATGGCGAGGAGTTATACGACCACCGCCTGGATTCTGGCGAGGAATTTAACCTGGTGCCCCTGCCGCAGTTCGATGATGTGCGTCAGCGCCTACGCCGGCGATTGATGGAGATGGTGGGCAGCTAG